One Setaria italica strain Yugu1 chromosome I, Setaria_italica_v2.0, whole genome shotgun sequence DNA window includes the following coding sequences:
- the LOC101772187 gene encoding uncharacterized protein LOC101772187, with amino-acid sequence MASSLASASTSLLFPQASSSRSRVRLSTSLGFSAQPARLRSRAAAAGGQRRGRLLVVRAARGKFERTKPHVNIGTIGHVDHGKTTLTAALTMVLASVGGSAPKKYDEIDAAPEERARGITINTATVEYETETRHYAHVDCPGHADYVKNMITGAAQMDGAILVVSGADGPMPQTKEHILLAKQVGVPRIVVFLNKKDMVDDEELLELVELEVRELLSNYEYDGDEVPIVSGSALKALEALMANPALKPGDDEWVDGIRALVDAVDNYIPVPQRQTDLPFLLAVEDVFSITGRGTVATGRIERGTVKIGDTVDIVGIRETRNCTVTGVEMFQKTMDDAMAGDNVGLLLRGMQKDDIERGMVLAKPGSITPHTKFESVVYVLKKEEGGRHSPFFPGYRPQFYMRTTDVTGSVTTIMNDKDEEAKMCMPGDRIKMIVQLIQPVACEQGMRFAIREGGKTVGAGVINKIIE; translated from the coding sequence atggcctcctccctcgcctcggcatccacctccctcctcttcccgcaggcctcctcctccaggagcCGCGTCCGGCTCTCCACCTCCCTGGGGTTCTCCGCGCAGCCGGCGCGGCTCCggagccgggcggcggcggcgggcgggcagaGGCGCGGGCGCCTGCTGGTGGTGCGCGCGGCGAGGGGCAAGTTCGAGCGCACCAAGCCGCACGTCAACATCGGCACCATCGGCCACGTCGACCACGGCAAGACCACCCTCACCGCCGCGCTCACCATGGTGCTCGCCTCCGTCGGCGGCAGCGCCCCCAAGAAGTACGACGAGATCGACGCCGCCCCCGAGGAGCGCGCCCGTGGAATCACCATCAACACCGCCACCGTCGAGTACGAGACCGAGACCCGCCACTACGCCCACGTCGACTGCCCCGGCCACGCCGACTACGTCAAGAACATGATCACCGGAGCCGCCCAGATGGACGGCGCCATCCTCGTCGTCTCCGGCGCCGACGGGCCCATGCCCCAGACCAAGGAGCACATCCTCCTCGCCAAGCAGGTCGGTGTCCCCAGGATTGTCGTCTTCCTCAACAAGAAGGACATGGTCGACGACGAGGAGCTGCTCGAGCTCGTCGAGCTCGAGGTCCGTGAGCTGCTCAGCAACTACGAGTACGACGGCGACGAAGTGCCAATCGTCTCCGGCTCCGCCCTCAAGGCGCTCGAGGCCCTGATGGCCAACCCGGCCCTCAAGCCCGGCGACGACGAGTGGGTAGACGGCATCAGAGCCTTGGTCGATGCCGTGGACAACTACATCCCGGTCCCCCAGCGGCAGACCGACCTCCCCTTCTTGCTCGCTGTCGAGGATGTGTTCTCCATCACTGGCCGTGGCACAGTCGCCACTGGCCGTATCGAGCGTGGCACCGTCAAGATTGGTGACACAGTCGACATCGTTGGTATCCGGGAAACCCGGAACTGCACGGTGACTGGTGTTGAGATGTTCCAGAAGACCATGGATGATGCCATGGCTGGGGACAATGTCGGGCTGCTGCTCCGTGGTATGCAGAAGGACGACATTGAGAGAGGCATGGTGCTTGCAAAGCCCGGTTCTATCACACCGCACACCAAGTTTGAGTCTGTTGTGTATGTGCTTAAGAAGGAGGAGGGTGGCCGGCACTCGCCTTTCTTCCCTGGTTACCGCCCTCAGTTCTACATGCGGACAACTGACGTGACAGGGAGTGTGACAACGATTATGAATGACAAGGATGAGGAGGCGAAGATGTGCATGCCTGGTGACCGTATCAAGATGATTGTTCAGCTCATCCAGCCCGTCGCTTGTGAGCAGGGAATGAGGTTTGCTATCCGTGAGGGTGGTAAGACCGTTGGTGCTGGTGTCATCAACAAAATCATTGAGTAA
- the LOC101772998 gene encoding eukaryotic translation initiation factor 4B1, whose product MSKPWGGLGGAGAWALDAERAEEEEREAAANPPPVPAPAAGFPSLREAAAGAGPGGKSKKKNKGTTLSLSEFAGYGPGRRQAPAPAPEPRGLTPAEMMMLPTGPRERSADELDRPRGLGGGFRSYGSGDRGGGGFDDDGRRGPPGRGADLDMPSRADEDRDWSMSKKSLAPSPADSAPRSRYGGLGGGAPASVGRADDDGDWSRGKKPLPSAPSRYPSLGGGGGFRDSPVSTDSSDRWSRAAPTNGERDRPRLVLDPPKRDASATPTPPAEAGRSRPSPFGAARPREDVLADKGLDWKKMETEIDQKKTSRPTSSQSSRPESAHSSRPGSPGSQVSAAGSEGVLRARPKVNPFGDAKPREVILQEKGKDWRKIDLELEHRRIDRPETNDEKVLKEEINLLKLELNENEAKMSDDDAKSLAEKITQMEKQLELLTIAMDDKIRFSQRPGSGAGRVTASPPTNFADESLIKESMERPGSRGGMDQYPKPTEERWGFQGSRDRGSFGGNRSSDRSSAGQRW is encoded by the exons ATGTCCAAGCCCTggggcggcctcggcggcgccggcgcgtgggCGCTGGACGCCGagcgcgccgaggaggaggagcgcgaggccgCCGCCAACCCGCCCCCGgtgcccgcccccgccgcgggctTCCCCAGCCTCCGcgaggccgccgcgggcgcgggcCCCGGCGGCAAgtcgaagaagaagaacaaaggcacCACGCTCTCGCTCTCGGAGTTCGCTGGCTACGGGCCGGGGCGAcggcaggcgccggcgccggcgccggagcccaGGGGGCTCACCCCGGCGGAGATGATGATGCTGCCCACGGGGCCCCGGGAGCGGTCCGCGGACGAGCTCGACCGGccccgcggcctcggcggcggcttccGCTCCTACGGCTCCggggaccgcggcggcggcgggttcgacgacgacggccgccgcgggccgccgggCAGGGGCGCGGATCTCGACATGCCCTCCCGCGCTGACGAGGATCGCGACTGGTCCATGAGCAAGAagtcgctcgcgccctcgcccgCCGACTCCGCTCCCCGCAGCCGGTACGGGGGACTCGGGGGCGGCGCGCCCGCGTCCGTCGGCCGCGCCGACGACGATGGCGACTGGTCGCGCGGGAAGAAGCCGCTGCCGTCAGCCCCGTCGCGCTACCcgagcctcggcggcggcggcggcttccgcgACTCGCCCGTCTCGACCGACTCCTCCGACCGCTGGTCCCGTGCCGCGCCGACCAATGGCGAGCGGGACCGGCCCCGCCTAGTGCTCGATCCGCCCAAGCGCGACGCCTCGGCCACCCCTACGCCACCTGCTGAGGCGGGGCGCAGCCGGCCGAGCCCATTTGGGGCCGCCAGGCCGCGGGAGGACGTGCTGGCCGACAAAGGGCTGGACTGGAAGAAGATGGAGACTGAGATCGATCAGAAGAAGACTAGTCGTCCTACCAGCTCACAGTCGAGCAGGCCGGAGAGTGCTCACTCCTCACGACCTGGGAGCCCCGGGTCACAGGTATCAGCTGCGGGTAGTGAAGGCGTGCTGAGGGCGCGGCCAAAGGTGAATCCTTTTGGGGATGCAAAGCCAAGGGAGGTGATTCTGCAGGAGAAAGGGAAGGACTGGAGGAAGATTGACCTAGAGCTGGAGCATCGTCGTATTGATAG ACCGGAGACAAATGATGAGAAGGTGTTGAAAGAAGAGATCAACCTACTTAAGTTGGAACTCAATGAAAATGAAGCCAAGATGAGTGATGATGATGCAAAAAGTTTAGCTGAGAAGATAACTCAAATGGAAAAACAGCTTGAGCTTCTTACAATTGCAATGGATGACAAGATCAGATTTTCGCAAAGACCTGGTTCTGGAGCAGGGAGGGTTACAGCATCCCCACCAACTAATTTTGCAGATGAATCCCTAATAAAAGAGTCCATGGAAAGGCCAGGTTCCCGTGGTGGCATGGATCAATATCCAAAACCAACTGAAGAAAGATGGGGGTTTCAGGGGAGCAGAGATAGAGGCTCTTTTGGTGGCAACAGAAGTTCAGACAG GTCTTCAGCAGGACAGAGATGGTGA
- the LOC101773406 gene encoding high-affinity nitrate transporter-activating protein 2.1, with the protein MARQQGAVVFSLLAAVLLCGCLPAPAAAGVHLSTLPKALAVTASPKPGQVLHAGVDTVTVTWSLNTTEPAGADAAYKNVKVNLCYAPVSQKDRGWRKSEDDLSKDKACQFKLTQQAYAAGARRSFDYAVAKDIPSGTYYVRAYALDASGTQVAYGQTGPEAAFVVAGITGIHASIKVAAGVFSAFSVVALAFFFVIENRKKNK; encoded by the exons ATGGCTCGGCAACAAGGCGCCGTGGTGTTCTCGTTGCTTGCGGCGGTGCTTCTCTGCGGCTGcctgccggcgccggccgccgcgggggtGCACCTCTCCACGCTGCCCAAGGCGCTCGCCGTCACCGCCTCCCCCAAGCCCGGCCAAG TTCTGCACGCCGGCGTGGACACGGTGACGGTGACCTGGTCCCTGAACACCACCgaacccgccggcgccgacgccgcgtACAAGAACGTGAAGGTGAACCTGTGCTACGCGCCGGTGAGCCAGAAGGACCGCGGGTGGCGCAAGTCCGAAGACGACCTGAGCAAGGACAAGGCGTGCCAGTTCAAGCTCACCCAGCAGGCctacgccgccggcgcccggcgcagCTTCGACTACGCCGTCGCCAAAGACATCCCCTCGGGCACCTACTACGTGCGCGCGTACGCGCTCGACGCGTCCGGCACGCAGGTGGCCTACGGCCAGACGGGCCCCGAAGCCGCCTTCGTCGTCGCCGGCATCACGGGCATCCACGCCTCCATcaaggtcgccgccggcgtgttCTCCGCCTTCTCCGTCGTCGCGctcgccttcttcttcgtcaTCGAGAACCGCAAGAAGAACAAGTAG